gatgatgatcgCTAAGCTTCACGCGACGGGGTCGGTGTGCGCATATTACACGTAACACTACACGCGTTGCGTCAACACACCGCACGGCCCGCGCGCGTACCGTCACACAGCGACGGACGGCGGGTAAATCACGCGGCGTGTTTATTTTTCTCGCGCCTACGACCCGCGGGTCCGTCCGTCCGTCCGTGCGACAGGTATACCTCTACGCGCGACCACGTCGACGCCGTCATGTCAACCGACAGTCGTGCGCACGGTCGGTCCCCGCGGAACCGTCGTCGAACCGCAACGAAAAAAATCCCTAACACCTCTCGTCACCGCGCAGAGTCGCCCGTCGTCTCGTCCGCACCGCgactattgtaataatatacggttCCTCCGCCGCGCCGAGACCACTGTACCGTCTCTTATACCCAAACCGCGGTATAGACCGCGCGTTTTCCGACCGTCCGTCCGAGTCGGTTCTACAATAACAAagtaatacagtataatattgatgtgACAAAACAACGTTGTTCACATCgtacaatatttgttataattcgtTAACACACGCgacgactataataatatcatcatcgccgccgccgtcgtcgtcgtcgtggtCGTAGTTGTTATTTTGCTATTATCGCGCGAACAAAAAACGTCACGATCACGCGACCTGTCACATCTGCTCGGCGATTTGGCGAACACAAAAGATCCGCTCCGACAAAACATATCGTACGCAAACACGCCAACCCGCAAAGCTcgtcgtacctatataaaaacggTACCGATTGCGACGACATAATTTACATCACCACAGCGCGGTCGATGATATTGCCCGACGACATTTCTGTTctggttaatttttttcgtttcttCCGCATCAGTTACGCGTCACGTCACGTGATTGCCACTaagacgacaacgacgacgacgacgatggccGTCGACGGTAAAAAAACTTGCAGCCGACTCGCCGCCGCGACTGTCCTCTGGCTGCTCGTCGCGATCTTCGCAAATCAGGTCGGTAActagtatacgtatatagtaatatgcaTCGCCCGACCACTTGTTTTGCGCGCGTGTCAATATCATATGAGTCGTTGACACGACATAGAGTCCGATCTAAGACCCTAGATTTTTTAGGACACACAAAAAtgggtttaaaaaatataaaaaataaatgtttacgaTCTACAGAAACAAATTTTGACGCTATTTTATCAAGTCTTAGGCTGGCAACGCCGCGagtgttattttatgtatagaaaaaaattgctatCGAAATTCAATGTTTGCAGTGGAAGTATTATATTGACAATGTTTTGCCACGTTCGATGTTTtatcgcataataataatatatagctatgGTATTTTTGCCAAGATTATATAGGAGATTTTTCGAACGACCGATGGattcgttttttaaatttttaatcgcacataaaaagtatttcatAAACGATCTATATATAAGTAGCGGCTGGTAacctgcaatataatattatgtgtttcatttattatttttcattatttgtacGACGAGACGGCCAACATAggagattattttataaaattataacttattttttttctgattccAGGGAtttcaaattctaaaaatcttaaatgcaTATGAGGTTTTTTTCGTTTCGACTacgatattatagaaatattgatttattactggcctatatcattatttccatcaaatatattgtcaccctttataatataataacgtaacataaaatatctttgGAAATAAATTTGATCCACTCGTCTCGTTTGCTCAAAATCGatatagtgacctactcaatGACGGAGGTGCCCTTTGAACTTTCTCtatccatataataattatatatataatatatgaatatacacAGCAGACCTAGTTcccaatttttgttttaatttagctTAATATGCGTTGATCGTTAATACGACATACATTACCATACCTCAGTGCTATAAGGCCATAACATTAGAAAACTACATTCACTATGAATTGAATAATTAGGAAGGTGGATACTTTCGATTTACTTCCagggtttatatatttactgtattgatgttattattattttagcgatgctattatttaaatgaaaaaatattcataattattttacctctatatattatatataaattataagcaatatgttatagttatatacttatatgtatttataatttatttgaaatatatatacaatctgTGAATAACTTTTCAcaagtaaataatagtatataaagtacattaataataaatatgattaagcggaaagtattactattattatttcacttaTCCAAATACGATGCTATTAGCTCTAAAGATTACGGCGTAGGCGATCGATCAAGGATcgatactattaaatttatcatatataatcaGTGTGCCGATGATGAACTCAAgggaaatacaaattttaatattctcgtGGCTCCTTGAAGTTGTATATCATTCACACGCTGGTCCGcattacattattgtttaattaattattttgttccgttaaaaaataattaaagttaacatttttaaatttagatttattataacacaaacGATGTAACATGTTAACTAGAAAACCATAGGCGTATTTACGGATAGGGAGGAGGGGTTGTCGCTATTAATGTttgataattagttttttttttattttaataagctttatttttactcattaatgatcgttttttataatattataaaaataactaaaaatatttctacaaaaaataaatagataaatagataaatagataaataaaatataaatcgtataTCACACAGAAATACTCAATATTTACAGtacaatagtaggtatatgtacatactatattaaaatttgaaaatgaaatatttcaaacacttattattactGGGTATGGAACTAAGGACGTATGATGTTACTatcgattatattaaaaatataaaaaccattcataatatattttcttctgTTACAGTCTGTAgtacaaaactattataatattaatcattgatGATATGAGTAATACTATATAACCGTGTCTCGTCACGGAAAAGTCAGTAGGCAACTATAtgcgtattatgtatatcgttAGTATATTGCGTATATAGCGCggtattcttaatttttttctaatactgACAAtactattctattttaaaatcattttgaatacTTTAGGCTTCACTCGTTTTAGCGTCACCTACTGTAAAAGTCTGGACACGGTTATGTGAAAacgacgtaatattatattaatcattattcattttaataaaaatgttgacataatattgacataataataatattatatcatgcatGCATTCATGCTATTGTACTGTGTTATTCTTGAATATcatacttaatacttttatttaaattatataaatgttttaaagatGTTTTTGAGTACATTTGAATACTTATTgggaaaaacttaaattaaataagtgtatataatatataattttaaattatacatgtgtgtgtgtgtgttaggtttttacagttataaatgtatagtttattatacagttgaatggtaataatattcataaatagtaaatatttacacaatcaaagttaaatattttatttcacgttatcttaataatataattatatatgtgatattttagaattatgtaCACTGCCAAGCTGCAATAGAAGAAGAGCAAAAGTACGCACAAAAATATTCCCAACAATTATCAAATCTAAAAATACTACAACAGCGTGAACAGCAACAAGAACAGCAACAACTACTATCACCACCACAGCAACCACTATCACCACCAGAGCAACCACTATCACTATCACAGCAACCACCACCACAGCAACCACCACCAAATCAGCCACAATCATCTGGAATAATGGGTCCATTAAATATGATGGAAAATAGTATACAACcaagtataaacaaaattactaaAGAAGTAATTAATCCTGACTTTGGGTCAAGACCAATAACACAACAACTGAGCAATGGTGCAGGTTCATCGAATATACCGATCGGTGACCGAGTACCAATGTTTTCCGGTAGTTTACCTGTGGTAACTGGTTCTCAACAGTCTCAATTACCCATGCAGACTGGTGGTCCACCACAGGCGCCAAGCTTCGTTGAAACTAACCCATCTCAAGGAATGATTTCAAATTCACCATCATTGCAGACAAATCGGCCACCAGTCCAAAATACATGGAATGTTCTCCCATCGGCTAACGAACCTACGAATAATCcacaaaactatttaaataacccTCAACACCATTTGAATAACccaaaaaaccatttaaataaacagCAAAATCCTTTGTATAACCATCACCAATATCCACTACCGATGCAACAGAAACCAATGATGCAGTTACCGCCACATTCACAAAGACTTTCTCCGAATCACCACTTTCCTTTAAGGCTACCCATGGACCAACAGGGCCAGAGACCAAACCAAATGCCATATTATATGAACGGCAATAGTGGCAACGGGTATGAAGTTTCGATCCAAACGTCAAGCAATGTACCAAGTTTTCCGAGCCAGTTAAATTCATTTATGAATccaggtaggtacctaccattataatttaaattatcccGAACAGTAATTCGTTGACAAAAATCAATCCTGATATCTGAAGGGGTCGCCCTTAAGATTTGCAGGATTatcgatattaaataattgtgtggAACGCTAAGAAAATTACAGCTaatctataacattttttttctaatttttaagtatcttAGGAATatctgtttttcttttttacttttcaaacGGAAAAGAGTTTAATCTTTGAatggcaaaaataaaaatctaaggaATAAATTAAGGCTATAAAACCAAAGATGAAAGttctaaattttctttttctccCACGTGTATAGGAACTTACCCCTTTACTGAAAACGGTACTACCAAGTTGTATATTAAgacattaaaattgtacatggTCATGGAATTATGAtatcaaatgaaaaattttatcgattctattaaaattaatctattaaatcCATTCTATCAGCtagaaaaactatttttcaatgtaatttttaaacttcattATCACATATAAGTACTGTTAAACGTCTTCAGCTAtcttgtgtttattttaagcCTGCGAACACGTTTTAATCGTAatacgtacctattatatattttaatacatatttaatcatattttatactacacggtttttaattataaacgaaGCACACgagactttaaaaaaaattaggttaCCTAAGACAGCGCTTAAAACGGTTGAATACCTCCGGTTTAGAAggataattatgataatttgttagttattaCCTATCATACTATACCGCCACTCGTTGTTTACAGGAGAACTACTGCAGCCCGTGCACATGTTGAAGAATATTATGCCGGCGAATCCTATGCAGATAGTCCAGAAGCCGGCGGAAATGATATTCAACACGGTCGACAAGTTTGGCAGATACGGCGAGGGCGTAAAGGAAGGTTTAACCACCGCGTTCAAGAGTGTAGTTGGCAAAATATTTGATCAAACCCAATCGGGGGCGCAGACAGTGTTCGACCTGGGCTCGAACGGAACCAATGCTATCCTTAATTTTGGACGGAGACTTTTGGTGCCGGAAACCCTCAAGAACCAGCAGAATCCAACTGAATACGGTGGCCAGTATTATTCGCCGCAGCAGGGTATGCAGCCTCCGAATTACGCCTTCAATCCTAAAATGTCACCCCCCAACTATGGTGGAAtgggctataataatatgcagccCCAGGCGGGGACAGGACAAGTCATGGCCGGTAACAGTAACGGTCAGATGTTCACACAGCGCACAGCTCCGCAATATAATACCGAGTACGCGTCACAGGAAGAGCAGAATATGCCGAACTCCGCCATGTTCAACCCCATTAGCGGATCGCAGCCGATAATCCAGTATGGCCAACCCTGAGGACATTCTAGTGCTGTCTCGGAGTGTGCCCAAGCCACCGGTCCTCCGCCTTTTTATCTTTCTTCAGTATTCCTTCTCTCGTATACACGtatcacatatatacatatattataacaatgcaatattatatgtattattattttagggcTGGGATTTTAATgccctaaaaaaaatatataaataaataaatgagcaAAAAAGACTTGATAATATATCCGAAAATGTAATTCTTTGAGTTTGGGAAgtgaaaaactatatatattataataatacatagccTAGTGGTAataggaaaattaaaataaatataatattgttttcgcctctttaaatgtgttttagaTACGAGAACGGTGGTCGACGAATGTTACGCGTGGGATATAAATTGTGAAAATGATCttaaaagattaattttatcaaattggttgaagaaacaaaataaaaataaacagaaacGCATAAACATTTGTAAAGCACTAAAGCTACCTATGATTTACAACACAATTGAAACAGATTACGTCGTATCATTGTATCAAAATCTCAGccctaattatatttaattgtatataataataaacgcgaTTATGTGTACATTTACATTGGTAGGCACctgttatttatatgttacctacctatagtgtattttcaatattattgttacattttagTACTTACATGCACCCAATGATACCTATAACGTACAGATAATCCTGTccgatataaaattaaaacatcataaaaaaataatacctatatattatataggtgtagGTATcaacataatgttatacatagaAGCAGACCATCAAAGTAGCTTAAACCTCATCTCTGTATTAATGtttcaaaactataatatgttgtcaatttaaatacctctatttttacattgtttgattttttaattgtttgagTAAAAAACGAATCACATAATAGGTTctcttttttatgaattatctgCACGTTTAACTTgagtaaagtataataatcacGAACACAACCAAGGTGCTGGTACCACAACGCattcaaattttgttattattactactaattaatatatctattacctAGTGTTTTTAAGTTGATACgacatatacgtataaaatagcATGTACATGTATCTAACTATAAGTTTAAAGCATACCCATATTAGCAACTATgggtatgtacaaaatatttatttattcgttaaaaataataatttaaattgtttattagaaaacataaaatgaCTGGGAGAGCACTTTTTTATTGCACTATGATCGTCTAGATTTTAGAAGGAAATAGCGgagtaaagtataataattattattgttaatatggtGTCCacgtaatatatgatttatgtatGACTTGTAcggttcatatttaattttatagtatagacTGCAGTCACTATCCAGATCACTTCGTATACTTAACTATATAGACACGTATAATCAGTAGCGGCGCCAGGAATGGGCATGGGCAAGGTAGGGCCATGGTCCTACCACTGGCCTAACCttagacattatattataataatataccaatataccaatatgtactcatttttcatttttgtggCCCTATCGTATAATTGTTGACATCCCATTGGCcctacctaaaaataatactggCGCCGCCACTGTGTACAATCATGTATAGGTATGAGAATTAGATCGAGTGCTGTGGTCATATTTCCCGcagttttagaatttttagaaatatcaaattcaaattgcaaaaaaatttACCGCATACAAATATCAAACTACTAAGATAGTTGTATTTTTTCGACACAATTGTTTTCTATATCtacatgataattaaaaatttgcatGCGAGTTCAAGTTTCGGGCgtgatttattgttttaacacAGTCAACTAATTAGGTACCTGCCTAACCTTAATCCaaattgattttgataaatttaaaaacttaaaactatttacattattcaataaatttccTGTAATAAATAGGTTGAAGAATATACTTATGGAAACCtatcaaacaataatacactTTACCAGTTATCAAGTAGATGATATTTCTAATCAATAAGTTGAAAGTTCTGTTCAGAGTTAACAATTTTGGTGTATTTGCTCCTTCTGCAAGAAAATGTGTGGAAAATAAGggcaaattaataacttaccaAAAGCacggaaaaaaatacaacaattatgCGTTACTCAATTTAAAAGATCAAtctgaaatttttcaaaatatgtatatatatttgtgttaaaCTGAATCGATAGATTACCtgtaaattatacaacatataaaataaatataaagccTGTttaatatagccatataggtattatgataTCATGAGAGTCATATGCCtcacataaaaatgatatata
This genomic stretch from Rhopalosiphum maidis isolate BTI-1 chromosome 3, ASM367621v3, whole genome shotgun sequence harbors:
- the LOC113558433 gene encoding transcription factor mef2A-like, whose product is MILPDDISVLVNFFRFFRISYASRHVIATKTTTTTTTMAVDGKKTCSRLAAATVLWLLVAIFANQNYVHCQAAIEEEQKYAQKYSQQLSNLKILQQREQQQEQQQLLSPPQQPLSPPEQPLSLSQQPPPQQPPPNQPQSSGIMGPLNMMENSIQPSINKITKEVINPDFGSRPITQQLSNGAGSSNIPIGDRVPMFSGSLPVVTGSQQSQLPMQTGGPPQAPSFVETNPSQGMISNSPSLQTNRPPVQNTWNVLPSANEPTNNPQNYLNNPQHHLNNPKNHLNKQQNPLYNHHQYPLPMQQKPMMQLPPHSQRLSPNHHFPLRLPMDQQGQRPNQMPYYMNGNSGNGYEVSIQTSSNVPSFPSQLNSFMNPGELLQPVHMLKNIMPANPMQIVQKPAEMIFNTVDKFGRYGEGVKEGLTTAFKSVVGKIFDQTQSGAQTVFDLGSNGTNAILNFGRRLLVPETLKNQQNPTEYGGQYYSPQQGMQPPNYAFNPKMSPPNYGGMGYNNMQPQAGTGQVMAGNSNGQMFTQRTAPQYNTEYASQEEQNMPNSAMFNPISGSQPIIQYGQP